In Methanofollis aquaemaris, the genomic window CCCGACCCCGCAGGTGAGGAGGAGGTCGGCCCCGGTCGCCCATCTCCGCGCCGCAGGCGTGCCCACGCTCCCGAGCACCCCGATATGCCAGGGATGGTCCTCGGGGATCAGTCCCTTGGCCCGGTAGGTGGTGAGGACCGGGGCCCTGATCCTCTCCGCGATCGCAAGGAGACACTCCGTCGCCCCGCGCGCCCCCCACCCCGCGATGATCACCGGCCTCGATGCGGCGTTGACGACCCTGGCCGCCCCCGCCACCAGATCGTCGTCGGGTGCGATCCTGACCGACGGCGGCGTCCCCTCCCGCGGGCAGCAGGTAGGGTCGAGAATCTCCTTCTGGATATTGTTCGGGACCGAGAGCTGGGCCACACCCCTACCCACGAAAGCCCGGCGCACTGCCATATCGACGAGTTTGAGGGCGCGGCTCTTCTCGTGAACCGTGTTGTTGAAGATCGTGACCGGCCTGAAAAAAGCGTCCTGGTCGATCTCCTGGAACCCCCCCGGCCCGACGTACTGGCCTTCCACCTGTCCGTTGAGGGCCAGGACCGCGGCCCGGTCCTCCTTTGCATCGTAGAGCCCGGTCGCCAGGTTCGTCGCCCCCGGCCCTGCGATCGTCACGCAGGCCGCCACCTTCCCGGTCAATTTATGGTAGGCCGACGCAGCCAGCGCCGCATTCTCTTCATGCCGCACCTGAATGAACCTGGCGTCCGGATGCTTCCTGACGGCGTCGATGATCCCGAGCGACGAAGTGCCCGGCACCCCAAAGAAAAGGTCGATCCCCCACCTCACCAGTTCCGCGATCATCGCCTCGGCGACGGTCTGCTCCCCGGCGGGTGTACTCTTCTCGTCCATCTTTGCGTCCCCCCGCCCTGCTGATCCCCCTCCCTCTGATATATCTCTATCCTGAATGTTCTCCCCCGGGGCCGGGCCGGCGGCACCCTTCAGGCGGGACCAGGATCTCAAACCTCGCTCCCCTGCCAGGTGTCCCCCGCTCCCTGATGGAGATCCCGGTGGCCGAGAGGATCTCTCGCGTCAGGAAGAGCCCGAGGCCAGAGTGCGAACCGTACTGCCTCTCGAAGATCTTTTCTTTGATCTCTGCGGCCACGCCCCTGCCGTCGTCCTCGACGGTGATGACCCCCCGCCCCTCGAACTCCGAAGCGCTCACCTTCACCGTCGTGACGGTGCCGCCGTGCCTGATGGTGTTCTCGAAGAGGTTGTAGAAGACCTTCCTGAAGAGAGGGTCGGCATAGATTTCAAGATCCCCGGCCTCCACATCGAGGGCGATGCCGTGGTTCTTGAGGATCCTGGATGCCTGATCCGCCTCGATCGCCACCGACTGCCACTCGGGCGTCCTGATGCCAAGATCGCGGTAGTCCTTTGAGGCGGCGATATGCTCTGCGATCATCTCCGAGGCTTCGAGGATCCGCCTGACGTACATCTTCTGCTCTGAATCTTCAGGCGTGATCTCGTCGAGAATCCCTCCGTACCCGGCGATCACTTCGAGCTGGTTCTTGATATCGTGCTGGGAGATCTCGCTGAGGATCGAGACCTTTTTATGGGCGATGCGGAGTGCGTCCTCGGTCTCCTTGAGCCTGCTGATGTCCCTGACCAGGAGGAAGTGGCCGGTGGTCCTGGAGCGCCAGTCGGTGATGGGAGAGATGCGCAGTTCGTAGTGTTCTCTGCTCCCGTCCGCCTTTTTCATG contains:
- a CDS encoding thiamine pyrophosphate-binding protein, with translation MDEKSTPAGEQTVAEAMIAELVRWGIDLFFGVPGTSSLGIIDAVRKHPDARFIQVRHEENAALAASAYHKLTGKVAACVTIAGPGATNLATGLYDAKEDRAAVLALNGQVEGQYVGPGGFQEIDQDAFFRPVTIFNNTVHEKSRALKLVDMAVRRAFVGRGVAQLSVPNNIQKEILDPTCCPREGTPPSVRIAPDDDLVAGAARVVNAASRPVIIAGWGARGATECLLAIAERIRAPVLTTYRAKGLIPEDHPWHIGVLGSVGTPAARRWATGADLLLTCGVGFSTRTRVPEETPLVQIDLDPVKLGKNRETLSLWGDCAVVLPRLLEHLDEREENGAKEQIAGQKAEWLSQIAAEADSRAVPIRPPYIMQVLSEILPDDAVISVDVGENGWWFGRNFRMRSGQKFVMSGYLATMGFALPAALAARLAYPDRPAVCITGDGGFTMAMAEFLTAVKYNLPVTVILLNNHELGMILVEQQVEHYPNFGTDLHNPDFVDYAQACGGKGFRVERPDELAPAVREALASGVPAIVDVETDPKRF